The window tgcttttcattttctcctttcTCTACAAACATAACATCTCACACCTTTATACAGCTTACATGATTTTTCCCTCATCATGTTTAGATTAAAGAATGGAAATACATCCTTTTTACTTTTATAATGCAATTTGAACATAACACATTCAAGTAGCTCTTAGAACATTAGTCCTTACCAACAATGTAGGTTGATTAGAGCATACAATACCTAAGAAGGATGTCCTGTCACCATGTTGATAGCTGCAACCAGATCATCCAACAGCAGAGTTACATTGCACTAAAAGGAGTGGTCAATGAGAAGAGGAATGCATTGCTCCAGTCAAAACCAATCTGATGGGTCCGATTGCTACGTTACAAGGAGAAAAAGGTGCATCCATTACCCTAAGAAAAAGAGCTTCTCCTTGAAGTATAAATGGACACGCAAAGAAAAAGGAGCTCTGGACAAAAGTGGATGCACAAGACTGCCAAATTGATGAGTCTCTTCATGTACGAAACACAAGCTTGGCCTGCCCAATGCAGTTCCAATGGCAAGGATTCAACTGACACAATCATGAAAGGCAGGGAAAGATACACCAGAGGTAAGCACAAACCCTAACCAGATTAATGCTGCAGATAAAGACAGTCATTGCACTTCTGAACATCATCATCAGTGGTCCAGGAAAGAGAAGCATGAGACAAGGGTTAAACACTTGTTGCAATGAAAGAAAGACCAAGAACTCACTCACAGAATCTTTCCGCCAACacatgaaagaagaagaagaagactcgtcTGAGAATATGTCATGTCTGCTATATACATGCATGCAAAACCAACTCACTCCAGTTCCaccactcttcttcctcttcctttccaATCCATGCTGAAACTAAACATCATTATCCAGATGTAATCTAGTTTTAATCCACCAATCCTTACTACCAATGAACGTTTAAGAAGAATAGAaaattaagaagaagaagaagaacaagtagCAGAAACCATGAATGGTGATTGAAGGTGAGAGAGAATACTAATTATCTGCACATTTGATTCAGATTAGATCAGAGGCGTGAGCGACGACCCGAGGTTCGTGTTCTCCGGCCAACTTGAACCGCTGCTGATGGCTGAATTCCAGTACATAGCTGCAGCTGGACCAAAATTATCCAAAGAAATCTCTGTTGGATTTGGAATCTGCCAATCTATGTAGCTGCTAATGTTGATGTTGATCATGTCGTTGGTCTGCCCTTCCAGTTTGACTGATTTCATCATCCTATCCATCCTCCAATTCCTCCCAGAGGCTTGCAATTCATTAAAGGAACACAAGGCTTGGTAGTCTTCGGTTCGCTTGGGGTGTTTAGTGCTTGGTGCTACAAGTGGCGGAGATTGCAAAGATGATCCGGAGAGTGGGTGGTCATTCAGGAGCGGCATCGCAGCCGAGCTCAAGGACGGCAATGGCTGGAGCTCGCCGAGATGGTACTCGTAGTCGCGTTGTGGCTTGGATGACAGGTCGAGTCCAAGAGAGCCGAGATGAGACTGCAGATCGAAGGCAGTACTAGTGAAAGATGGGATTTGGATGCTGCTCGCGACAATTGGCAAAGTCGGGCTCATatccgacgacgacgacgccgcCGCCGTCTGCAGGGCATAGAGCGAGGCCGCGGCGCCGAGGTAGGAAGAGGAAGATATCTGCACTGAGATGGAAGGGATCGGATCCGGCGGAGCAAGAAGGTGGGGTTGCGGACGGTTCGGGGGCCCCGTGGAGGCGGCCACCGGCATCTTCGCCCGCTTGTTCTTGCGGCACCCCCCGCCGACGGGGACGTTCCGGAGCGCGCCGCCGTGCGTCCAGTAGCGCTTGCACGCCTTGCAGAAGTGCCGCGGCTGCGACAAGCTGTAGTTGTtgaagtagcagaacttggtgttggaGGAGTCGCAGCGGGGGCATCTCAGGGCGGCCTGTGCATGCTCTGAGGCCGATAGTGGCTTGTTCATAACCCCAGAAACATCGAGAGTCGCAGAACCGGCATGAATCGTATTGTTCTTGTTGGTGTTAGTACCATTACTGCCACTGTTGTATTTTTCAGTGACCAGAAGCCTATCATCCATCATCTGCAGAGGAAACGGAACACAAGCGTTCCCAGATGAGAGAGAAAAGCTAGGGTTAGAGGTGTGAACAATGGAACCCAGAGGAAGGCTCCCTGACAAGAGCTAGCCAACAAAAACAAGCATGCAGTAGTAATATTGACGGAGTTATAGGGATGGAGATAGATACACAAATAGATAGAcagaaagatagagagagagagagagagagagagagagagagagagagagagagagatgcctgTGGCCATTCTTTGCCTGAGGTGCTGCCTATCTTTCCTCCACTGCAGTGCGTTCTTCTTCTGCTACTACCGAGTGCACGTCCTGGAAATCTAGAGTGGTGGAGATGATCAGAGACTGGCTTGGGTTGCGGCTACCAGAACAGAGTTCACAGTGCTCGGTGTACAGCAGGAACAAGGTTACTTATGGAGTATACAGGtacgacggaggaggaggaggaggaggaagaaatgacAGAATCCCGAGGAAGAGGACTGAAGCGAGAGAAACGAGGCTATGGAGAGGATACAAAACCGTCCCCTTCTTTACTTTCCCCTTCAATCTCAACCATCCGTGCTTTGGAATGTAAATAGATCGAAATGATTGATTCAGATCAACGACTGAGATTATTTAGCATTGGCAAAAGTAGAACCTGCGACTGACACACAGTATTCTTTTCCTTTCTCTATCTTTGCTTCCTTGTGCTTCTTCCAACTGTTCGAACCTGCCTCTCCTCCTCCACCTTACAAGAAAGGAATTCCCACACGAAAGCGACGACAGGCGCCATGTGAGGCTGTgtgtgtaagagagagagagagagagagagtcttctgGATCTCATTGCTTCTCTTCCCTGCTTTGTGCCACTGCTTTACCAGGACAGC of the Musa acuminata AAA Group cultivar baxijiao chromosome BXJ2-10, Cavendish_Baxijiao_AAA, whole genome shotgun sequence genome contains:
- the LOC135625932 gene encoding dof zinc finger protein DOF1.4-like, whose protein sequence is MMDDRLLVTEKYNSGSNGTNTNKNNTIHAGSATLDVSGVMNKPLSASEHAQAALRCPRCDSSNTKFCYFNNYSLSQPRHFCKACKRYWTHGGALRNVPVGGGCRKNKRAKMPVAASTGPPNRPQPHLLAPPDPIPSISVQISSSSYLGAAASLYALQTAAASSSSDMSPTLPIVASSIQIPSFTSTAFDLQSHLGSLGLDLSSKPQRDYEYHLGELQPLPSLSSAAMPLLNDHPLSGSSLQSPPLVAPSTKHPKRTEDYQALCSFNELQASGRNWRMDRMMKSVKLEGQTNDMININISSYIDWQIPNPTEISLDNFGPAAAMYWNSAISSGSSWPENTNLGSSLTPLI